In a genomic window of Larus michahellis chromosome 3, bLarMic1.1, whole genome shotgun sequence:
- the DHX57 gene encoding putative ATP-dependent RNA helicase DHX57, translated as MSSAGRRRGKPNRGGGRGRGGGGRGRAGGRGGGSSGHSNKSQLGGNRKCSSKIWDNGDDFCLFEEPRLESRSNAPARRGGQTKQRPEAKMPLQTIHMTSENQRRVKELLQELQAQELAPESEVAGCGEDDDEADYLDDEQCWSTDQEVSDIIPRSSAEPAEHRIVESEVSSFAVHKLSRYGFDSERCRTVLRSCNGNIGASLEYLLLQCFTDKYGEKMQVSATAAEASQEECLEQRQEEAFALRSIYGEKFVERIQNRVWTFSLELEYLANKFSKSKQKGGCTKDTAKQTSKEICKFYLQGGCRFGSKCRFGHEFPPNHPLKPARNPVDDAHLRANSDGPVYELEVRFPEENKYPLQAPLVAFYSTDENLPLACRLHIAEFLFGKALIAAESHEPVVYTLVTCLEDESEISELLKNTHHKYSVPPMSQLATPSVKLQTESTSGSNRISEASTVSEPQEEEVAAEEEEENEPEQVVVENESYVHLKKKLSKKYDVQAKSLYNENVKICTQFRLKKSSRHFQSMLYERQKLPAWQERETILDLLKSHQVLVVSGMTGCGKTTQIPQFILDASLQGSPSRVANIICTQPRRISAISVAERVAKERTERIGHTVGYQIRLESVKSSATRLLYCTTGVLLRRLEGDLTLQGITHVIVDEVHERTEESDFLLLVLKDIMVQRPDLRIILMSATLNAELFSQYFHSCPIINIPGRTFPVDQFFLEDVIAMTRYVLEDSSPYRRKTKQESKQNGRHKRTAFEEVEEDLRRAGILEGTDTGVRDSDPDQKLTLKQLLTRYKGVNKTVLKTMSVMDLDKVNLELIEALLEWIVAGRHSYPPGAVLIFLPGLAEIKMLYEQLQSNALFNNRHSKRCVVYPLHSSLSSEEQQSVFLRPPAGVIKIIISTNIAETSVTIDDVVYVIDSGKMKEKRYDPSKGMESLEDTFVSKANALQRKGRAGRVASGVCFHLFSSHHYNHQLIKEQLPEIQRVPLEQLCLRIKILEMFSAQSLHSVLSRLIEPPRTESLWASKLRLQDLGALTPDEKLTPLGYHLASLPVDVRIGKLMLFGTIFRCLDPALTIAASLAFKSPFVSPWDKREEANKKKLEFAVGNSDYLALLQAYKGWRLSIQEGSQASYNYCRENFLSGRVLQEIASLKRQFTELLSDIGFVKEGLRARDIEKKWSQGGDGVLDATGEEANSNAENIKLISAMLCAALYPNVVQVKKPESKYQKTSTGAVKMQPKAEELKFVTKNDGYVHIHPSSVNYQTRHFESPYLVYHEKIKTSRVFIRDCSMVSVYPLILLGGGQVHMQLQKGEFVISLDDGWIRFVAASHQVAELVKELRCELDQLLQDKIKNPSMDLCMCPRGSRIIGMIVKLVTTQ; from the exons ATGAGTtcagcagggaggagaagaggaaagcccaacagaggaggaggaagagggagaggaggaggaggaagaggaagggcaggaggaagaggaggcggcaGCAGTGGCCATTCAAACAAATCTCAACTTGGTGGAAATAGGAAATGTTCAAGCAAAATCTGGGACAATGGAGATGATTTTTGTCTCTTTGAGGAACCAAGGCTGGAATCcag atCAAACGCCCCTGCCAGAAGAGGAGGGCAAACGAAACAGAGACCCGAAGCGAAAATGCCTCTGCAGACCATACACATGACGTCAGAGAATCAGAGAAGAGTGAAAGAACTTCTTCAAGAGCTTCAAGCACAGGAGCTGGCTCCTGAATCAGA AGTAGCTGGTTGTGGTGAAGACGATGACGAAGCTGATTACCTTGATGATGAACAATGCTGGTCAACAGATCAGGAAGTTTCTGACATAATACCAAGGTCGTCTGCTGAGCCAGCTGAGCACAGAATTGTGGAAAGTGAAGTGTCTTCGTTTGCTGTGCACAAACTCTCCAG GTATGGTTTTGACAGCGAGCGTTGTAGGACAGTGCTGAGATCCTGCAATGGTAACATTGGGGCATCCTTGGAGTATTTGCTATTGCAGTGCTTTACTGACAAATATGGAGAGAAGATGCAGGTTTCTGCAACAGCTGCTGAAGCCAGTCAAGAAGAATGTTTAGAACAGAGACAAGAAGAGGCTTTTGCCCTCCGGTCAATCTATGGAGAAAAATTTGTAGAAAGAATTCAAAATCGAGTTTGGACTTTTAGTTTGGAATTGGAGTACCTAGCAAACAAGTTCAGCAAATCTAAACAAAAGGGTGGTTGTACTAAGGACACAGCAAAGCAGACTTCAAAGGAAATATGTAAATTTTATCTCCAAGGAGGCTGCAGGTTTGGTTCAAAATGCAGATTCGGACATGAGTTCCCTCCAAACCACCCACTAAAACCAGCCAGGAACCCTGTCGATGATGCTCATCTCAGAGCTAACAGTGATGGTCCTGTATATGAACTCGAAGTAAGatttcctgaagaaaacaagTATCCACTCCAGGCACCTCTTGTGGCATTTTATTCCACCGATGAGAATCTACCTCTTGCTTGTCGTTTACACATTGCTGAATTCCTCTTTGGAAAGGCCTTGATAGCTGCAGAGTCTCATGAACCAGTGGTGTACACCTTAGTGACTTGCTTAGAAGATGAATCTGAAATAAGCGAGTTACTTAAAAATACTCACCACAAGTACAGTGTTCCTCCTATGTCCCAGTTGGCAACACCTTCGGTAAAGCTACAGACAGAGAGTACGTCTGGTTCAAATCGAATATCCGAAG CCTCAACAGTGTCAGAGCCTCAGGAAGAAGAGGTGgcggcagaagaggaggaggaaaatgagcCTGAACAAGTTGTTGTGGAGAACGAGAGTTATGTCCACCTCaagaaaaagctttccaaaaagtaTGATGTGCAGGCAAAGTCTCTatataatgaaaatgttaaaatctGCACACAATTTCGGCTGAAAAAG TCTTCTAGGCACTTCCAGTCCATGTTGTATGAAAGACAGAAGCTCCCTGCATGGCAAGAGAGAGAAACAATTCTTGATTTGCTGAAGAGCCACCAAGTTCTTGTTGTGAGCGGCATGACGGG ATGTGGGAAAACCACTCAGATTCCTCAGTTTATTTTGGATGCTTCATTGCAAGGATCTCCAAGCAGAGTTGCAAACATCATCTGCACCCAGCCTCGCAGGATCTCTGCCATTTCTGTGGCTGAACGTGTAGccaaagaaagaacagaaaggatTGGACACACTGTTGGATATCAGATCCGTCTAGAAAGTGTAAAG TCCTCAGCTACCCGACTCTTGTACTGCACTACTGGTGTGCTGTTGAGAAGGCTGGAAGGAGATCTGACTTTGCAGGGAATCACACATGTTATTGTTGATGAAGTTCAcgaaagaacagaagaaag tgacttcttgctgctggttttgaagGATATAATGGTTCAGAGGCCAGACCTGCGCATTATACTAATGAGTGCCACCTTGAATGCAGAGCTTTTTTCTCAATACTTTCACTCCTGTCCAATTATTAACATACCAG GTCGAACATTTCCTGTGGATCAGTTTTTTCTGGAAGATGTGATTGCAATGACAAG GTACGTTTTAGAGGACAGTAGTCCCTACAGGCGCAAGACaaagcaagaaagcaaacaaaatggaAGACACAAAAGAACTGCATTTGAAGAAGTAGAGGAGGACTTGAGACGTGCTGGCATTTTGGAAGGCACCGACACAGGTGTCAGAGATTCAGATCCAGACCAAAAATTAACTCTGAAGCAGCTGCTTACACGATATAAAG GAGTTAACAAGACAGTGTTGAAAACAATGTCTGTCATGGACTTGGACAAAGTTAATCTGGAATTAATTGAAGCCTTGCTGGAGTGGATAGTTGCTGGCAGACATTCATACCCCCCAG GTGCTGTGTTGATATTTTTGCCTGGTCTAGCAGAAATCAAGATGCTTTATGAGCAGCTCCAGTCTAATGCTCTTTTTAACAACAGGCACAGCAAGAG GTGTGTGGTTTATCCCCTTCATTCTTCACTGTCTAGTGAAGAACAGCAGTCTGTGTTCCTCAGGCCTCCTGCAGGAGTTATCAAAATCATCATTTCTACAAACATTGCAGAAACATCTGTCACCATTGATGATGTGGTCTATGTGATTGATtctggaaaaatgaaagagaagag GTACGACCCAAGCAAAGGAATGGAAAGTCTGGAAGACACATTTGTGTCCAAGGCCaatgctctgcagaggaaagggCGAGCAGGCCGTGTAGCCTCAGGTGTCTGCTTTCACCTTTTCAGTAGCCATCACTATAACCATCAGCTTATAAAAGAACAGTTACCAGAAATACAAAGAGTGCCCTTGGAGCAGCTTTGTCTAAG aATTAAGATTCTGGAGATGTTTTCTGCACAGAGTCTTCACTCTGTCTTATCACGACTAATTGAGCCCCCTAGAACTGAGTCTTTGTGGGCATCAAAGCTGCGACTGCAAGACTTAGGAGCATTGACTCCAGACGAAAAGCTCACTCCTCTGGGATATCACTTGGCTTCGCTGCCTGTTGATGTCAGGATTGGCAAGCTCATGCTGTTTGGCACCATCTTCCGCTGCCTGGATCCTGCACTAACTATAGCAGCCAGTCTGGCCTTTAAATCACCTTTT GTGTCGCCATGGGATAAAAGggaggaagcaaacaaaaagaagctgGAGTTTGCAGTAGGGAACAGCGACTACctggctcttctccaggcctaTAAG GGATGGCGTTTAAGTATCCAAGAGGGTTCTCAGGCAAGCTACAACTACTGCAGGGAGAACTTTTTGTCAGGAAGAGTTCTTCAG GAAATTGCCAGCCTCAAACGGCAATTCACGGAGCTGCTTTCTGACATTGGGTTTGTGAAAGAGGGATTAAGAGCCAGGGACATTGAGAAGAAGTGGTCCCAAGGAGGCGATGGCGTGTTGGATGccacaggagaagag GCAAATTCCAATGCGGAGAACATCAAGCTGATCTCAGCTATGTTGTGTGCTGCGCTGTATCCCAATGTTGTCCAG GTGAAAAAGCCAGAGAGCAAATACCAGAAGACCAGCACAGGAGCGGTCAAAATGCAACCAAAAGCAGAAGAGCTGAAGTTTGTTACCAAAAATGATGGTTATGTTCACATTCACCCTTCATCTGTGAATTATCAG ACGAGGCACTTTGAGAGCCCCTACCTGGTATATCACGAGAAAATCAAGACCAGCCGCGTGTTCATTCGGGACTGCAGCATGGTGTCGGTGTACCCGCTGATCCTGCTCGGAGGCGGGCAGGTGCACATGCAGCTGCAGAAGGGAGAATTTGTCATTTCTCTGGATGATGGATGGATACGGTTTGTGGCTGCCTCTCACCAG GTGGCTGAGCTGGTGAAAGAGCTGCGCTGTGAACTAGACCAGCTGCTGCAAGATAAAATCAAGAATCCCAGCATGGATTTATGCATGTGCCCCCGTGGCTCCCGGATCATCGGTATGATTGTAAA